A region of Thermococcus barossii DNA encodes the following proteins:
- a CDS encoding TldD/PmbA family protein has protein sequence MERLIRKAQELAGRYGISYYEIRIIRVTASHLTMQNGQLEELAMNTEIGIGVRAFNGAWGFSSANDMNRAEKAVETAMKIAKLSKGDSRIYLGDPIVDRAEMRPKRSFLDVDIEDKLALVKEIDLLLRGDRVSNRSVHYGDGLREGFYFNSLGSEIETVVPRLRLGFSVTAKENGEMQSYWKSFGGTAGWELVEGIDLGHWTSFVREKAISLLHAQSPPSGEFPVVMDPELTGVFIHEALGHAVEADSVKNGDSILAGRLGERIAVEELTVIDDPTLPGKFGSYVYDDEGMRARRVEIIRDGVLVDYLNDRETSAILGLEPNGHGRAQGYNYQPLVRMSNTYVEPRDWSFEEMVEEVRNGLYMIGDKGGEVDTANGTFTFGAKEGYIIENGEIKGQVRDVALSGRILDVLRNIHAIGNDLAIEFPGYCGKGQWVPVDDGGPHVLTRALVGGLR, from the coding sequence ATGGAGAGACTGATAAGAAAGGCCCAGGAGCTCGCGGGGCGTTACGGTATATCATATTATGAGATACGTATTATCCGCGTCACGGCTTCCCACCTCACGATGCAGAACGGTCAGCTCGAGGAACTGGCCATGAACACGGAGATTGGTATAGGGGTCAGGGCCTTCAACGGTGCTTGGGGTTTCTCAAGCGCCAACGACATGAACCGCGCCGAAAAGGCCGTGGAGACGGCCATGAAGATAGCGAAGCTCTCGAAGGGCGATTCAAGGATTTACCTCGGCGATCCCATCGTTGATAGGGCTGAGATGAGGCCGAAGAGAAGCTTTCTTGACGTGGATATTGAGGACAAGCTCGCCCTCGTGAAGGAGATTGATTTGCTCCTCCGGGGTGATAGGGTTTCCAACAGGAGCGTTCACTACGGCGACGGCCTTAGGGAGGGCTTCTACTTCAACTCCCTTGGAAGCGAGATTGAGACGGTCGTCCCGAGGCTGAGGCTGGGCTTCTCGGTTACCGCCAAGGAAAACGGGGAGATGCAGAGCTACTGGAAGAGCTTCGGCGGCACCGCGGGCTGGGAGCTCGTTGAAGGGATAGACCTTGGCCACTGGACCTCCTTCGTGAGGGAGAAGGCAATATCCCTCCTCCATGCCCAATCACCCCCCTCTGGGGAGTTCCCGGTGGTAATGGACCCAGAACTTACGGGTGTGTTCATCCACGAGGCCCTGGGCCATGCCGTTGAGGCCGATTCTGTCAAGAACGGCGACAGCATACTCGCCGGAAGGCTGGGGGAGAGGATAGCGGTGGAAGAACTCACCGTAATTGACGACCCCACCTTGCCTGGCAAGTTCGGCTCCTACGTCTACGACGATGAGGGGATGCGGGCGAGGAGAGTCGAGATAATCCGGGACGGCGTTCTGGTGGACTACCTCAACGACCGCGAGACGAGCGCCATTCTCGGCCTTGAACCAAACGGCCACGGCCGCGCCCAGGGCTATAACTACCAGCCCCTCGTGAGAATGAGCAACACCTACGTCGAACCTCGCGACTGGTCCTTTGAGGAGATGGTTGAGGAGGTCAGGAACGGCCTCTACATGATAGGTGACAAGGGCGGTGAGGTTGACACGGCAAACGGTACATTCACGTTCGGCGCGAAGGAGGGTTACATAATCGAGAACGGGGAGATTAAGGGCCAGGTCAGGGACGTGGCGCTCTCCGGCAGAATCCTCGACGTCCTGCGGAATATACATGCCATAGGGAACGACCTGGCGATTGAGTTCCCCGGCTACTGCGGTAAGGGCCAGTGGGTGCCGGTTGATGACGGCGGGCCGCACGTGCTCACGAGGGCGCTCGTGGGGGGATTGAGGTGA
- a CDS encoding winged helix-turn-helix transcriptional regulator → MERRSEILHHIQSKPGITFRELARELGIGIGDLQYHLYRLEKEGKVFSRKVGKRRYIFPAGFEGECQRLLIAISTETRRRILLLLMDGPLTQSEIAKRLGLSQPTVSYHMGELVKLGIVDARKEGKSVTYTLSYDPAIIARVIKEYRPSLWEKLADNLIDLLTSVGDEE, encoded by the coding sequence ATGGAGAGGCGCAGTGAGATACTCCACCACATCCAAAGCAAACCGGGAATAACCTTCCGGGAGCTGGCAAGGGAGCTTGGAATAGGGATAGGGGACCTCCAGTACCACCTCTACCGGCTGGAAAAAGAGGGGAAGGTGTTTTCACGGAAGGTCGGAAAGAGGCGCTATATCTTCCCGGCAGGCTTCGAAGGTGAATGCCAGAGACTGCTGATAGCCATCTCGACCGAGACCCGAAGGAGAATCCTCCTGCTCCTCATGGATGGCCCCCTGACCCAGAGCGAGATAGCCAAGAGGCTGGGCCTCAGCCAGCCAACCGTGAGCTACCACATGGGAGAGCTGGTGAAGCTCGGCATCGTTGATGCCCGGAAAGAGGGGAAGAGCGTGACGTACACCCTCTCCTACGACCCCGCGATAATAGCGCGCGTCATAAAGGAGTACAGACCCAGCCTCTGGGAGAAGCTGGCCGATAACTTGATAGACCTGCTCACCAGCGTAGGTGATGAGGAATGA
- a CDS encoding universal stress protein, with protein MKILVLVDGSKWSQKAALHAIAIAKRRGGKLILFSVLDRREARALAFNMGMLSQDLTNVQKFEEEIWREMKKSIRDIMTNLLELCHQEGVNCSIRIVEGSAKDTILEEANSGEYTLVVMGAYGRSGKTRIGSLLEEVVGSIEPPVMVVR; from the coding sequence ATGAAGATACTCGTGCTCGTTGACGGCTCCAAGTGGAGTCAGAAGGCTGCCCTTCATGCGATAGCCATCGCCAAGAGGAGGGGAGGCAAGCTCATCCTGTTCTCCGTCCTCGACCGGAGGGAGGCAAGGGCCCTCGCTTTCAACATGGGCATGCTCAGCCAGGACCTCACCAACGTCCAGAAGTTTGAGGAGGAGATATGGCGGGAGATGAAGAAGAGCATACGCGACATAATGACGAACCTTCTTGAACTCTGTCATCAGGAGGGGGTCAACTGTTCGATAAGGATCGTTGAGGGCTCCGCAAAGGACACCATATTGGAGGAAGCAAACTCGGGTGAGTACACTCTGGTCGTCATGGGTGCCTATGGAAGGAGTGGAAAAACGAGGATAGGAAGTCTCCTTGAGGAGGTAGTGGGTTCAATAGAGCCCCCGGTCATGGTTGTGCGCTAA
- a CDS encoding ArsB/NhaD family transporter has product MVLNEQVAVAVAVFILIYALIISEKVHRTVAALFGASIVLFIGVVPWEKMPEYLDLGTLFLLIGMMMIVNTAKESGLFEFIAIKTAKFAKGSPMKVLILFSVVTALVSSVLDNVTTVLLLTPMIIYITRLMDVNPIPYLLAEIFASNIGGTATLIGDPPNIMIGSAAGLSFNEFLLNMGPIAAVDLVITLGIIYLIYRDAMRITQVKMERIQSTIQMLREDEAIRDRELFKKSVVVIVAVVLLFFVHDRLGIPPAVVALSGASFLLLWSRMEPTEILEKIEWTAIFFFMGLFIIVGSLVETGVIDDVAHWLLGYVHTTGEAIVMVTWFSAVASAIVDNIPLTAAMIPLIKSMGASMNVYPLWWALSLGACLGGNGTAIGASANIVVLGIAARERLNITFMDFLKVGLVIMLSTVGVGMVLIWIRYVGV; this is encoded by the coding sequence ATGGTGCTGAACGAACAGGTAGCAGTCGCGGTTGCAGTGTTCATATTAATCTACGCCCTGATAATCAGTGAAAAGGTTCACAGAACGGTCGCGGCACTCTTCGGTGCCTCCATAGTGCTCTTCATCGGCGTGGTTCCATGGGAGAAGATGCCCGAGTACCTTGACCTCGGAACGCTGTTCCTTCTGATAGGAATGATGATGATAGTCAACACCGCCAAGGAGAGCGGCCTCTTTGAGTTCATAGCGATAAAGACAGCGAAGTTCGCCAAGGGGAGTCCGATGAAGGTTCTCATACTGTTCTCCGTGGTCACGGCACTGGTTAGCTCGGTTCTCGACAACGTTACAACGGTCCTCCTGCTGACGCCGATGATCATATACATAACCCGTCTCATGGACGTTAACCCAATCCCATACCTTCTGGCGGAGATATTCGCCTCCAACATCGGCGGAACCGCGACCCTCATCGGTGACCCTCCGAACATAATGATAGGCTCCGCCGCCGGGCTGAGCTTCAACGAGTTTCTCCTGAACATGGGGCCCATAGCGGCGGTGGATCTGGTCATAACCCTCGGCATAATATACCTCATTTATCGCGACGCCATGAGGATAACCCAGGTCAAGATGGAGAGGATCCAGTCAACCATCCAGATGTTACGGGAGGACGAGGCCATAAGGGACAGGGAACTCTTCAAAAAGTCGGTGGTCGTTATAGTCGCGGTCGTGTTGCTGTTCTTCGTCCATGATAGACTTGGAATTCCCCCTGCTGTGGTGGCCCTCAGCGGTGCCTCGTTCCTTCTCCTCTGGAGCAGAATGGAGCCGACGGAGATACTCGAAAAGATAGAGTGGACGGCGATATTCTTCTTCATGGGACTCTTCATAATAGTCGGCTCCCTCGTTGAAACGGGCGTGATAGACGACGTCGCCCACTGGCTGCTGGGCTACGTTCATACGACGGGTGAGGCAATAGTAATGGTAACGTGGTTCTCCGCGGTGGCCTCTGCCATAGTTGACAACATCCCCCTGACTGCGGCCATGATACCCCTGATAAAATCCATGGGCGCCTCGATGAACGTCTATCCACTCTGGTGGGCTCTCTCGCTGGGTGCGTGCCTCGGTGGAAACGGAACGGCCATAGGAGCGAGTGCCAACATCGTCGTTCTCGGTATAGCCGCAAGGGAGAGGCTCAACATAACGTTCATGGACTTCCTCAAAGTGGGCCTCGTGATAATGCTCAGCACCGTTGGGGTTGGTATGGTGCTCATATGGATAAGGTACGTAGGGGTGTGA
- a CDS encoding universal stress protein, translating to MAMDIFNKLIARKFRNIAGERYEEIAKRYREFLLLPEEFVLPEIHSILLPVDRFSGEIREELYDTLSAYPGASVTVVYISEKRTLSLIEQTLGREEAEKLRKAKMEFAERLAKEIASRLEAHGLRVERRYFIGSKSDDVVRMMEEENFDLLVISRSYGSEVTRTSPISPLVLKIVQHVNRPTIVY from the coding sequence ATGGCAATGGACATCTTCAACAAGCTCATTGCCAGGAAGTTCAGGAACATCGCAGGTGAGAGGTACGAGGAGATAGCCAAACGCTACAGGGAATTTCTGCTCCTCCCTGAGGAGTTCGTTCTTCCGGAGATACACTCCATACTCCTCCCGGTGGACAGGTTTTCGGGTGAGATTCGGGAGGAGCTCTACGACACCCTGAGCGCCTACCCCGGGGCATCGGTCACGGTCGTCTACATCTCGGAAAAAAGAACCCTCTCCCTCATAGAGCAAACCCTCGGTAGGGAAGAGGCCGAAAAGCTCAGGAAGGCCAAGATGGAGTTTGCGGAGAGGCTAGCCAAGGAAATAGCCTCAAGGCTTGAGGCCCACGGGCTTCGGGTCGAGAGGAGATACTTCATCGGGAGCAAGAGTGATGACGTCGTGAGGATGATGGAGGAAGAGAACTTCGACCTCCTCGTTATCTCCAGGAGCTACGGCTCCGAGGTTACGAGAACGTCTCCGATAAGTCCACTGGTCCTCAAGATAGTCCAGCACGTGAACAGACCGACCATAGTGTATTAG
- a CDS encoding S16 family serine protease — protein MKRALVPLLIIMLLLPFASFAAAECPSEGHTVVLKAPAVSRTASGELIGVATDFVITVAPGTGHVYVETWPLAEVDMQASARLAAQIAGKVLGVDMSKYDVFIQIKADSPIIGGPSAGGTMTVGIIAALEGWKVNPKVMMTGMINPDGTIGPVGGILEKASAAHDVGAELFLIPQGQRIQYVQETQKKEIGGIVEINTRTKRVDVVDYAKERWGLTVIEIKDIYDAVYYFTGHKIPRPEAPAYIKIDTSFLKDDALKDYENTTAYYQATLEKLKKSDVNYATYTTLMEALNEAQAVLNQSKKSLDDGRYYTTMSKNFQARIIIRHVDWYLGVKSEEDVQRILRTTGSEINASERRVSNITIRGTTMLQAVAAAEERVEQAKSLLDEAWKYYYNGDYWDAVGDAAYAYERAKTAVFWANLGERFATGDVIDRNVVKATARDYIDESNLIVTYIESMYGTVGGDLSQSIQQAEQYYEDGKYSAALFTAMEARVRAQVFLDTLGIDNETVLRDKLTGMKEGAKAAIAMAQSQGITPVLAIAYYEFAESYEQSAEENGSMDDLQTAMIFYQYARETANLFLSKPAQSVPAANTTATDVPQIVIPTQSPRETSTDTSSDSTGKIPETAIILIAVGAFLVGAAVGKKL, from the coding sequence ATGAAAAGGGCACTCGTACCACTGCTGATAATCATGCTTCTGCTCCCCTTTGCATCCTTCGCCGCCGCTGAATGTCCCAGCGAAGGCCACACGGTTGTGCTGAAGGCACCGGCGGTATCAAGGACAGCCAGCGGAGAGCTTATAGGCGTCGCAACGGATTTCGTCATAACCGTCGCCCCAGGAACGGGACACGTCTACGTTGAGACCTGGCCCCTCGCCGAGGTGGACATGCAGGCGAGTGCGAGGCTGGCCGCTCAGATAGCAGGAAAGGTTCTTGGGGTGGATATGAGCAAGTACGATGTTTTCATCCAGATTAAGGCGGACTCCCCGATAATCGGCGGCCCCTCTGCCGGGGGCACCATGACCGTCGGAATTATAGCCGCCCTTGAGGGGTGGAAGGTCAATCCCAAGGTGATGATGACCGGAATGATAAACCCTGACGGCACCATAGGACCCGTCGGAGGTATCCTGGAGAAGGCCTCCGCCGCCCACGACGTCGGGGCAGAACTCTTTCTGATTCCCCAGGGACAGCGCATCCAGTACGTTCAGGAAACCCAGAAGAAGGAGATTGGGGGCATAGTCGAGATAAACACCCGGACGAAGAGGGTTGACGTGGTTGACTACGCCAAGGAGCGCTGGGGGCTGACAGTAATTGAAATCAAGGACATCTACGATGCCGTTTACTACTTCACCGGCCACAAGATACCAAGGCCGGAGGCGCCAGCGTACATAAAGATAGACACCTCGTTCCTCAAGGACGATGCGCTCAAGGACTACGAGAACACGACCGCCTATTACCAGGCCACCCTTGAGAAGCTCAAGAAGAGCGACGTCAACTACGCCACCTATACAACCCTTATGGAGGCCCTTAACGAGGCCCAGGCCGTGCTCAACCAGTCGAAGAAGAGCCTCGACGACGGGAGGTACTACACGACGATGAGCAAGAACTTCCAGGCGAGGATAATAATAAGGCACGTGGACTGGTATCTCGGGGTTAAGTCCGAGGAGGACGTTCAGAGAATCCTGAGGACAACGGGCTCGGAGATAAACGCCTCGGAGAGGAGGGTTTCAAACATCACGATAAGGGGCACCACGATGCTCCAGGCCGTCGCGGCCGCCGAGGAGAGGGTGGAGCAGGCGAAGAGCCTCCTTGACGAGGCCTGGAAGTATTACTACAACGGGGACTACTGGGACGCCGTTGGTGATGCGGCCTATGCCTACGAGAGAGCAAAGACCGCGGTCTTCTGGGCGAACCTCGGCGAGAGGTTCGCGACAGGAGATGTGATAGACAGGAACGTGGTTAAGGCCACTGCAAGGGACTACATCGACGAGTCAAACCTCATAGTTACCTACATAGAGTCCATGTACGGCACCGTTGGGGGTGACCTGAGCCAGAGCATCCAGCAGGCGGAGCAGTACTACGAGGACGGCAAGTACTCGGCGGCGCTCTTCACGGCTATGGAGGCGCGCGTGAGGGCGCAGGTCTTTCTGGACACCCTTGGAATAGACAACGAGACAGTCCTCAGGGACAAGCTGACCGGAATGAAGGAGGGCGCCAAAGCGGCCATCGCAATGGCCCAGAGCCAGGGAATAACCCCCGTGCTGGCCATAGCCTACTATGAGTTCGCGGAGAGCTACGAGCAGAGCGCCGAGGAGAACGGCAGCATGGACGACCTTCAGACCGCCATGATATTCTACCAGTACGCCAGGGAGACCGCCAACCTGTTCCTCAGCAAACCCGCCCAGTCCGTACCTGCAGCCAACACGACGGCAACCGACGTTCCCCAGATAGTCATCCCCACCCAATCGCCCCGCGAGACTTCCACCGACACTTCCTCCGACTCCACCGGAAAGATTCCGGAGACGGCGATAATTCTGATAGCCGTCGGCGCCTTCCTCGTCGGTGCGGCGGTGGGCAAGAAGCTATGA